Proteins encoded within one genomic window of Bradyrhizobium sp. CB1717:
- a CDS encoding TIGR02281 family clan AA aspartic protease, whose product MIRFLLVLIMLAGTAGAVVAYGDPDQIARASHKVSHIFRGQTAAPPPAVQIPRGQGGEFALRAKINGVAAPMVIDTGATSVVLTWETAKAIGLPLEMLEYDVDLETAGGHTKAARLTLDRLAVGHLVEKSVPALVVQRGQMKTNLLGMSFLDRLESWGVRADKLMLTGYPELQSSHRRPRTAVD is encoded by the coding sequence ATGATCCGCTTCCTCCTCGTCCTCATCATGCTCGCCGGCACAGCGGGGGCCGTCGTCGCCTATGGCGACCCTGATCAGATCGCGCGCGCGAGCCACAAGGTCTCGCACATCTTCCGCGGACAGACCGCCGCCCCGCCCCCGGCGGTGCAGATCCCGCGCGGCCAGGGCGGCGAATTCGCGCTGCGCGCGAAGATCAACGGCGTCGCCGCACCGATGGTGATCGACACCGGCGCGACCTCCGTGGTGCTGACCTGGGAAACGGCGAAGGCGATCGGGCTGCCGCTCGAAATGCTCGAATACGACGTCGACCTCGAGACCGCAGGCGGCCACACCAAGGCGGCACGGCTCACGCTCGATCGTCTCGCCGTCGGCCATCTCGTCGAGAAATCGGTGCCGGCCCTCGTCGTGCAGCGCGGCCAGATGAAGACCAATCTGCTCGGCATGAGCTTCCTCGACCGCCTGGAGAGCTGGGGCGTGCGCGCCGACAAGCTGATGCTCACGGGCTATCCCGAGCTGCAGAGCAGCCACCGCCGCCCGCGCACGGCCGTCGACTAA
- a CDS encoding outer membrane beta-barrel protein — MNARAALRRTMRALPFATAFAAGSASAAGLSPRYAAPSSAYTSPQPVYSWTGLYAGLNAGYAESGDDAFNNLVGVSGGKVKGAFGGVQIGYNYQLSPMFVVGIENDFEGGDIKNHDAPNSAAVSIPWFMTGRARAGIATMDSRLLFFGTAGLAAGELKDGPINKMKMGWTAGGGVEWAFLPKWSAKAEYLYTEFKHDDLPDWNAAKFHTFRVGVNYHFDLFR; from the coding sequence ATGAATGCCAGAGCCGCCTTACGCCGCACGATGCGCGCCCTGCCCTTTGCCACGGCGTTCGCCGCAGGCAGTGCCAGCGCTGCCGGCCTGTCGCCGCGCTATGCGGCGCCCTCCTCCGCCTACACGTCACCACAGCCGGTGTATTCGTGGACCGGTCTTTATGCGGGCCTCAACGCCGGCTACGCCGAGAGCGGCGACGATGCCTTCAACAACCTCGTCGGCGTGAGCGGCGGCAAGGTCAAGGGCGCCTTCGGCGGCGTGCAGATCGGCTATAACTATCAGCTCTCGCCGATGTTCGTGGTCGGCATCGAGAACGACTTCGAGGGTGGAGACATCAAGAACCACGACGCCCCCAACAGCGCCGCCGTGAGCATTCCCTGGTTCATGACCGGCCGGGCCCGCGCCGGTATCGCCACGATGGATTCACGGTTGTTGTTTTTCGGGACCGCGGGCCTCGCCGCGGGTGAGTTGAAAGACGGCCCGATCAACAAGATGAAGATGGGCTGGACCGCAGGCGGCGGCGTCGAGTGGGCATTCCTGCCGAAATGGTCGGCCAAAGCCGAGTATCTCTACACCGAGTTCAAGCACGACGATCTGCCGGACTGGAATGCAGCAAAGTTCCACACCTTCCGCGTCGGCGTGAACTATCATTTCGACCTGTTCCGCTGA
- a CDS encoding HAMP domain-containing sensor histidine kinase, producing MSNPAEKPEVVQLPAEPVSAPSASSRRAAAQRVREARDKLTSTSGTRPAFDAEMLRQYAQTRLSASYVVMLLVVATGVLFGLWMQPIPAALWTAGMLCIHGAMVRSCRRFLTEPASPAATRAWRTRFVVLDLLYGLCWMAILIHPVLDMVTETLMMFLMLLVIAVSSMLAANLPIAALAATAPVAVAMALSFAMTGSLDNYILAALAIAAEGYFVLLAHRLHSSTFATLEARAEKDALIGELEQAKAISDEARHRAESANVAKSRFLAQMSHELRTPLNAILGFSEVMKSEIFGAHAVPVYKEYSADIHNSGVHLLNLINEILDLSRIEAGRYELNEEAVSLVGIVADCHHLMKLRASSRGITIHEVFEQAMPRLWADERAIRQVVLNLLSNSIKFTPQGGEIWLKAGWTASGGQYLSVKDTGSGIPEDEIPVVLASFGQGSNSIKSAEQGAGLGLPIAKNLIDLHGGTFTLKSKLRIGTEVIVTFPPERVMSALAPLSDDSPPLQPEGSAVSDEKRRPRHKPIMSAGTGS from the coding sequence ATGAGTAACCCCGCTGAAAAGCCTGAGGTAGTGCAGCTTCCGGCCGAGCCGGTGAGCGCTCCATCGGCGAGCAGCCGAAGGGCTGCGGCGCAGCGGGTGCGCGAGGCCCGCGATAAGTTAACGTCGACCAGCGGAACCCGGCCGGCCTTCGACGCCGAGATGCTGCGCCAATACGCGCAGACGCGATTGTCGGCCTCCTATGTCGTGATGCTGCTGGTGGTTGCGACCGGCGTGCTGTTTGGCCTGTGGATGCAGCCGATCCCGGCCGCGCTCTGGACCGCCGGGATGCTCTGCATCCACGGCGCGATGGTCCGCAGTTGCCGGCGCTTCCTGACCGAACCCGCCTCGCCCGCGGCAACGCGCGCCTGGCGCACCCGCTTCGTCGTGCTCGACCTGCTCTATGGCCTGTGCTGGATGGCGATCCTGATCCATCCCGTGCTCGACATGGTCACGGAAACGCTGATGATGTTCCTGATGCTGCTGGTGATTGCAGTATCGAGCATGCTGGCCGCGAACTTGCCGATCGCCGCCCTCGCCGCCACCGCGCCGGTTGCGGTCGCGATGGCGCTGAGCTTTGCGATGACCGGCTCGCTGGACAATTACATCCTGGCCGCGCTGGCGATTGCCGCAGAAGGCTATTTCGTGCTGCTGGCGCATCGCCTGCACTCCTCGACCTTCGCGACGCTCGAAGCGCGGGCCGAGAAGGACGCGCTGATCGGCGAGCTGGAGCAGGCCAAGGCGATCTCGGACGAAGCGCGCCACCGCGCCGAATCCGCCAACGTCGCCAAGTCGCGCTTCCTCGCTCAGATGAGCCATGAGCTGCGCACGCCGCTGAACGCCATCCTCGGTTTCTCCGAGGTGATGAAGAGCGAGATCTTCGGCGCGCATGCGGTGCCGGTCTACAAGGAGTACTCGGCCGACATCCATAATTCCGGCGTGCACCTGCTCAACCTCATCAACGAGATCCTCGATCTGTCGCGGATCGAGGCCGGCCGCTACGAGCTCAACGAGGAAGCGGTGTCGCTGGTCGGCATCGTCGCGGACTGCCATCATCTGATGAAGCTGCGCGCCTCCAGCCGCGGCATCACCATCCACGAAGTGTTCGAGCAGGCCATGCCGCGGCTCTGGGCCGACGAGCGTGCGATCCGCCAGGTCGTGCTCAACCTGCTCTCCAACTCGATCAAGTTCACGCCGCAAGGCGGCGAGATCTGGCTCAAGGCCGGCTGGACCGCCTCGGGCGGACAGTATCTCTCGGTGAAGGATACCGGCTCCGGCATCCCCGAGGACGAGATCCCGGTGGTGCTCGCCTCGTTCGGCCAGGGCTCCAACTCGATCAAGTCGGCGGAACAGGGCGCGGGCCTTGGCCTGCCGATCGCCAAGAACCTGATCGACCTGCATGGCGGCACATTCACGCTGAAATCGAAGCTGCGCATCGGCACCGAGGTGATCGTCACCTTCCCGCCGGAGCGGGTGATGAGCGCGCTGGCGCCGCTGTCGGACGATTCTCCACCGCTCCAGCCTGAAGGGTCCGCTGTATCCGACGAGAAACGCCGGCCGCGCCATAAGCCGATCATGAGCGCAGGTACGGGCTCTTAA
- a CDS encoding DUF1289 domain-containing protein, translated as MSKETPCVAVCMIDPKTKLCFGCGRTLPEIARWHAMESAERLSVMALLPARMADAGLQPIAGSPKRT; from the coding sequence ATGAGCAAAGAAACGCCGTGCGTCGCGGTCTGCATGATCGATCCCAAGACCAAGCTGTGCTTCGGCTGCGGCCGCACCTTGCCGGAGATCGCGCGCTGGCACGCAATGGAAAGCGCGGAACGGCTCTCGGTCATGGCGCTGTTGCCGGCACGCATGGCGGACGCCGGTTTGCAGCCGATCGCGGGATCACCGAAACGCACCTGA